aaaaaaaacaaaaataaaaataaaaaacttttgcCATCTTCAAACTCCCAACAGTGCTTCTAAAACAGGCAAGGAAAAGATTTAATTAAAGAAATGGATCCTCCTCAAGCACAATTCTGATTCGCAAcaattacatattttaaagaaaaactgtttttaaaggtttagttTTCAAGCAAACATGCACTTATGACTCAGTGTCGTATAAGGGCACATACATAAACCAATAAACAGACAGACAATTTCAAATGCAAGCACACTTGATGCCATCACCACCAGGCAGTCCTGACAGGGAGAATAATTAGGCCACCTGCCTCTAGCACTCCCCACACTCACAAGctgctccttcctccccctgAAGAGtcactgcctcttcctcctccactacAGCAAAGCAGGAGATGGCAGAAGCAGGCTCACTGGTTGGGAATTATCTGTCAAACTAAGATCCTGATTTGATCACAACTCCCTTACAGAATCAAAACTGCTCTAACAGTCTCAGGAAAGCTGCAACATTGAACAGAAAAGGTCAAACTGGAAATTCCTCAGACTTGACTGTCCTAAAAATCTAATCGTTTCAGGTTTCAGTCAACCAAGAACTAAACTAATAGAGCTAGTTTTCCGCTCTTCAGAACTTCATTCTATtgacactgtaaaaaaaaaaaaaaaagtcataagtattagaaaaatagaccaGGGCAAGCAGTAAGAAGGGTAAACAATCTTTCAGATAATTTCTAATGTAAAAAACTGTGAACTGAAAACATCTGTAATTGCAGAAAGTCAGAAGTTAAAGCACTTGAATTTTATCTTACCAAGATATTTTTTTAACAAAGTAAAACGCAAAAGCATAGCATACAACTAAACAGTATTGATACACACAAAAAGCTTCCTTTGGAAGGACTTATGTCCTGGCATACATGTATAATCCTAATACTcaaaaggctaaggcaggaggctagcctgagctacacagcacaCCTATCCTAAAACAGGAGTCTATTTTTCCCCATAAATTTCAAGCAtcttacttatgtgtatgtgtatataatgttttatacatacagatatacatatcaCATCTAAATTTTCATAAACAAGCAGTTTAATTTTGCCAAAGGCAAAAAGGCTCAGTACTCCATGAGTTAATCAGAGCACCCTAACCCTATTAATAAAAGGcactgaaaagcaaaacaaaaatattgacaaggaaaaaggaaaaaagaaaaatgtcttggGAATGAACAAACCATAAGCTGCCTGAAGAGTCAAGAGCTGACTCCAGCAGAGCTGGCAGCCAAACCCGGCTCCAAAACTGCCTTCAGCTTTCCTGCTACTGCAGTTTCCCCTCAGAGCCCAGCATGCCATCGATACGACCATCGGCAGTCACGATGCTGCTCTGTCCCTTCTGAACGGGACTCTCATTTTAGTTTAATGCTAAGTTATGTTTAAAAGCTGAATCCTACAGTGGGTTACATATGACCACTGTGGAAATAGAAATAGGTGGGGCATCATGTAAATTAAGTATCCGTGCTTCTTGATCAGGAAGAGTTCTAAGACAaaatatataacacatacataaaGAATATATATTAGAATCTCTCATAGTActctcaaaaaggaaaagcatattaaagaGTAACAAAGAAGAAcatattcccccccccccataagttttaaaatacattacTCCGAAAAGGTCAAAACTGAACCGTGGCTTTCCTGAACTCCTTCCTGAACACTTACCTGGAAACTGTGACACTATTGGGGGTGTATCTTCATCCAGGTCATCGACTCCTCCCGCAATAGGGTAAGGTGGAATGGAGACTCTAGGCATCACCACCCAGCTGTGGTCAGAGTACAGAGAGGAGGTGAGACTGGGGAGGCCAGAGTTGTGAGCTATCTGAAAGCCACAGATCTTCTCAATCTGCTGCCAGCGAAAAAGCCGTTCTCGCAAACATGTCGTCAGCTCAGAGAGTGCTTTCCTGAAAGTCAATGGGTGAATTACTTATGAAACTCAAGTCTTTAAtataatattgaaataaaaacaacaacaagagacCATGAAAATTGACTGATCAGAAGAAGAAATTATCCAATTTCCAAATCAGTATAAATTACAAATGCTTCACTGGTATCTATACAGTATAcagctagacagacagacagacagacagacagacagacagacagacagacagacagacaaaacagtaTTCTCACTTGGCTTCCAGAATCTTGTGGTCTACTTCATCCAGGGAGGAGCTGTGTGCAACATGCAGGGTCCCAAAGActgtgcttcttttctttttaattttttctgccTAGACCCAAAAGGTAAAAAATGAAGCTTTAGGAAAATGGCTACTTACATAACCAATGAACTTGATCCTGGATTTGATTCTGTTAACAATCATAAAACAAGTAGAAAATTATTAGCCAAGATACAGACAtgttttcaaaataagaaaacagatgAGAAAGCATGCTTTCTTAAGTCAAAGACGTTTAAAGCTTTGTTCTAGAGAATTGTTTCTCATATTTCTATAGCTGCGAAAAGACCAGAATCTTCTATTAAAACCAACAGAAAGACATTAACCAAATCCTACTGCAATGAGGTGTTAGTGAGTCAACTACGGATTTTTTCCAGAATTCAGATTAAGACTTACTCTTATTTCACACAATTTAATAAACAGCAAACATGAATCTCTAGTAACTACTAACCTGCATCAGATATGAGGCAGCAACCTGAAGGAGAAAAGCTCCGTATAAAACGTTTACATTAGTGGTAATAATCACAATTTCTCAAGGACACTAAGGCGATTTTGAAAGCTATATATGTACTCCTCTAGAGAAAGTAATTTTACTTTAAATTCAATAATTGCAAGAGTCAATTTACATGACAGactctaattttaaaaacaaaatcttcaaGAGGGCTTTTACTGAGGTCTTTATTTCAGTGATTGATCATGAAATAAGAGACTACCTCGTCCTTAGCGATGGCTAGCTGCATCTCGGCATTCTGCCTCTTAATATTATAGTACTGTACTTCAACCTCGTGTGTTAGCTGAAGCCATTTCTGCAGTGCATCAGGGACAGACCAGCTGCTTCTCAGTTCAAACTCCTTTTCAGCCTTTTTTAGAGCCATGCGGACCTGGAAGGATGAGAGGAAAAAAGGGCTGAAATAAACATTGattccaaaacaaaaagaaaaaacaattcaATTATGGATTTTACAAAAACCTTTGAAATCACTAAATTTGAGTgtgccttttattttaaaattagggCTGACTTTAAGGACAACATAAATTTATTAAGCAAAGCTGAACCCATAGGGGCACAAATgtccacacacatataaaaagtagaaatatttagtttttgtaTTTTATAGTTGTCAAGCTAAGACAAAtcaggaacaaaagaaaacaacatagGAACATAAATAATTACTGATCCCACTTTCCACACAGTGCATTTTTTGGTCACCTAGGATATGAAGCAATACCCACAAACCAAGTGGACTTTCTAGTTCTCATTTCCTGACACCCTGTCGCTTCTTTCTTGTGCTTCTCCTACTACAGTCTGTTCCACCCTTTCTAGATCACCACTGCTCCTGTAAGCAAGTAGGCACTAAGCATGAATAGACTATGTGTAAATTTCAAGAAAATCATTTCTAGTCAAGAATATATTTGATTTTCCCTGTGAGGAACTATGCATTGCTTTCCCTGTAAGGATGAAGTATTTTTCCCACATGCTATTTAAGGGCCAGCCAATTAAACAAAGGAAATAAGATGTCTAGTGTGTTAAGTGTAATAAATGCTAAGGAAAAAATATCTAAAGGAAAGCCCCACTAGGAGAGAGACAAGGAAGGAACAGAGAAGCAGTTCTTGAACAACTGGCGGGCCTGGCACACATAACTCTAAGCCTTCCACAATGAAATGGGTGTCCCTTGGAACACTGATCCTGGTGCCCAGCCCATAACTGAAGAGTGATTGCGCCCACAAAACTAACTGAGGTAACTGAAACTCCCTCCATTTCTAAACTAAAGTGCAAAGGAATGTTTGGTCTGAACAAATccaatttatttaaataaacctTTCTGTTTGCCAGAGTAAACTAAGAATAGGACTACACAAACTTTTGATAAAGAAATAGAACAGCTGTTGGGCAgtgtagaaaaatattttaaaaccccaaagttaaaaagaaatcacaacaGGACACACACTGTATAAaccaaaaaagaatttttaaaaaaaaattaaagagttgCAACTTGggacttttaaaaaaagtgggggagggggcctTTTTCAGTGGAAGAAACTTCTTAGGTGACACCCGCCTAGTGTGACTCATTGTGTAATGTGCATGGGACAACATGAATGTAATACGACGGTTGGCTAAGCTCTGTGGCAGCCCTGCCGATCTCTAAGGAAGAAAGAGCTTGAGACTAGGCCCTGGGACACAGAGTTCTACAGAACACCACAGCAGACTACAGCAAGCCTTTTCTCTCACAAAACTTTGAAACTAAAAATTCAGTGTAATCTAAATGTTCAGGAAACCACACAGAGAATCTCAACACATTCCACTCACGTTACTCTCTATAATCCTAAAAATTTTCCATAAATTTCTCTTAAAATAGTTAAATTACTTTGAACAGAaactttgtatttggggcataaattgAGGCTGAGCAATGCTTAAGTTAACTGTTGATGTGAAATTTATGACTGTCCCATATTAGCAACTGTTCAACAGCTATCATTCATAACTTTATTTGATCGAAACCGTAACTCTAATTTGAGTTATGCTGTTATCCATGTAAATGGTCAAAGTCTAATTAGTTAATAGCATTTGCAAATTAATTGAAGGTATAAAAACTCTTTATCACTCTGGAACATTAAAAACAATAAGTAGAGACAtgtcagaaagaaacagaaacctgGCTTCTAGACCTGATCTGACTGATCTGATTTGCAGGAAGCCCATGAAGCTTCCAGCAAAAACCACACGTTTGAGGATCACTGCCTGAGACTTATATTGGTAATATGAGATTTTTAGGAGCAAAATAATTGATGTGAAAATATAAAGTGATATCAGTTACCCACAAAATCTTCATTTAAGGAAAATAATGCCATATGATCATTTTTTGAAGTTATCCCCACGGGGGAGGGGgtatatatttcaaattatatgCAATTGTAAGTAGGGTGCTAAATGGATATACATACATTAATTTCCCAGTTTAATCATTTACTTCCTCAGTAAATGAAGCTTTGAACAGCAGTAGAGGAAATCACAGAtttgaaataaaacacacaaaaatgttGCCTTTGTTGAATACCAGTTGTGTAACGAAAGGAAACAGTCACATAACCTTGCTCCTCATCTGTACCTTTCTCTATGTAGCACAGGGGTTAGTGCTCAGAGCAGGCCCCTGAGTGTAGAAGCAAGGATTTCTGCACACTGACTACTCGAGGTGGTGTTTCTTATCAATACAATCATGTTGGGCAGAGTTCTTCCTACAAGACCACTGTTCTCCTTTAAGCCATCTTTGATTGCCTCAGGATGACAAGAGGATTATGTTTATACTGGAACAACTGGTACACCATATTGCAGCAACCTTAGGGTCTATGAAGGCATGCAAAGCTGTCTGTGACAGAATCAGAGATAAAATGAGATGCAGTCACCTGTCAAACACTGTCCTAAGGCAGTTAATGTTCACTCAGAGAAGGACAGACATTATCTTCACTGGCCACTGGTAAGCCCATGCTTCTGTAAATACTCCCTCCTCAAGGACTCCATAAAGGAACCGAATCAAACTCATTGGGTCATCAAAACAATTAGGTGaaaagacatgaaagtagaaggAATGGGTGGGAAGAGTGATGAgcaggagaggacagaagagggtaactgaggagggtgggaggaaacACTCTGTATGATGAGAGTGGCACAAAGAAACCACTGTGGAGGGTAATTAACATATGCTAATAAGTCAAAAAGTACCATTAGTTCTTCCGGATTACTTTCTGACTGGACAGTTAGAGGATGAGCTAGCAAGCTGTTTGTCCTGGAAGGAACCAAACTTCAGGCAGAAGAGCCTGAAGGGCATACctagtgtatacatacatacatacagtgtaACTTTGGATAGGCCTTTATTGTTAACTTCCTGACTCTTTCCTATAGCCTGTACAGAAAGGTTTGCCAGTGAGATGGACATAACTACAAAATACGTCTAAAAATCAACttcaatagtttttaaaaaacattttaggaaaaaaaaatatataacctTTGCAAATagataaaaacacacacaaaaactaatCAGACCCAAGCTTACTGAACTTAAGTCAAGGGAAAgagatttaaaatgttatttcaagAGAGATCTGTAGTCGATAGCAACaagagaggaccagagttcagtaaGACAAATTCTCCAAAAGGACACCTTAGAGGAAACAGTGGTGCTCAATAGATGCACTTACCCATAGATGCCATTAAGACTCATCGTATAATTCTGATCTTTTACTTGACACTCAGTTGAAAGGCAGCAGTACCTAAGCAGCACACAGTGAGGCAGAGTACTTAGGTTCTTGTCCCTGCTTTACAGTTGACTAATTCTGAACAAGTCTCCCAATTCCTATCTGGTTTCTTAGTTTCTCAGTCAATAAATGGCTAAGTCAGAAAAATGAGATGGCACTAGAGAAACCAGAATGTATTCTGAAGATGAAGGAGGGGCCATAGGACAAGAATTAAGGCAACTTCTAGAACGATGGACAAAAGAAATCACAGGCTCCAGAAGGGCACGGCCCTGCAGATACGTTCAGAGTGGTAATGAACCTACATTTATTTATGCCACCAAGCTTGTGGCAATTTGTCTCTGCAGGGACAGGAAACTGATACACATGAATGCTGTGACATTctttacctcctcccttctccacagcacTGAGAAATGTCTGAAAGCCTACTCCATCCTATTTTGAGTAGCTGAGTGGAGGAAGCAGACATTAGGAAGGACATCTTTGCCGATAACTTTGAAGACTTTAGCAGATTGTATTTCAAAACCATCTAAGAGGTTTGAAAGGGATGACTTATAGAAATCCTTAACATCTGCAGCCTGTGGCTTTAGAGAAGCTCAAAAGTAGACATCCTTTGTTGCACGGTGACATTAGAAATAGAGACTTTAACTACAGATCTAAGTAAACACCTCCTGTGCACTCAGGCCAATGAACCTAGCAGGACATAACTTGCATGGAGGAAGCAGCAATCTGGCAACTTCACCTTCTGGCtactattttgttatttttaaaatatgaatttgatcaatgataaaatttattttttattagctgCAGAACAGTATACCTGACAGTACAGATGGAGCAaatggaacaaaacaaaagaaagaagggtcCTCAGTCCCGCCCCTGAGCAGCAGGTGTCCACAGAAGGGTACCTGCTCCAGCTCCTGCTCCGCATACTGGCGCCTGCTCAGCTCACACTCTGCGCCCTCCCTCAGCTCCCGCAGCCGGCAGGCCTCCTCCTTGGCGTAGTTGATTTCATCCATCATCTTTCGTTCCAGATTTTGCTTTTCGACAGCAACAgttctgttttcttcctgtgccttTTCAAGTCTTAGAgaacaatacatttttaaaaattcatcactTAAGTATCCAAAATTGCATTTCAATGAAAAAATTTTCTCAAACAATTTACTTTTCAAAATCAGAATTTCCCACTGATCTTAAATTAGAGTAAATATCAGGCAGCCTATTATTTGGCCATTTTTTGTTATCTTAGGCTCAAAAGACAAGGATCACAAAAAAAGTCTCTTcaaaaaaaagacttttaaaaaaagttataaacATTTAAATCTATTTGAAAGTAAAATTCACCTGTATTTTACCTGTATCTGATTTATTTCCTACGATCTTCTATACATTTTTTCCCAAATTGTAATTCTCCGAAACTACAAAATGAAATAAGCACGTATTCCTAATATGAACACTCACCTAAAATGACTATTTCCACACATACTCATGTAGCATTTCACAGGCATTTCTACTGATGTGAACATCAAGAGTCAGGGTGGTTTTACtagtaagttttgttttgttttggatttttgagacaagctcttacTAGCACAAGCTGACACTGATCTTACTGGCTACACAGCCAACAATGACCTTGACCTGGTCCTCCTAGCTCTACCTCCCCAGTGGCAGGATCCCCGACAGGAGCCACCACGCCCGTGTGGAGTGGGAAGCTTTCTTTAGTTACCTCTCCTGTAAGTCCATGAGGCTCTGCTCTGCGGTTTGTAGGCTTTCTAAGTCTTTCATCATCTTTGCAACATGTTCCTTTGATGTCTTATTTTGTGTATAAGCAAACCAACAACCTCCAACGCCAATTACTATGGAAATTGTGAGAATAAAATCCTTCATCCAATTATGAGGTGGGCCTACAAAAAAAAGCAGATAGTAAATTAATTTGAGAGTAATACAATGTAAATATACAAACAAGCAGACatccaaagcaaacaaaactgagTATTTCCTATACAAATTCTAGTTTTATAAAATCAATCTCTTCCAACAACAGTATGCTTATTTGATCTAAGTAATATACAAGACCTgcagaaaggcaaagaaaagcACCTGTGGCCATACTGGCCTCATTCTGATCGATCCCACACTACTGAAAGAAGCCCCACAGAGAGAAGGGATTCCATAGCTTCCTTCCATTTCCTTCAGTTAGGCCAGGGCACTGTCACTGAGACACAAACTGGAGAATCGATCATTCACCATGAGGCACTTCCTCAAGTATCAGTGGTCTCGGTGTTTTGTTAACACACAGGGAGGCGCTGGGGAAGTTGATACTGGTACCTCCCTACGTATGGGCCAGGAATATCCCTGAGCATGCTAAGACCAACAGGAAAACCTCTTCCCCTATACCCTCTATGAGTAACGAACATTATCCACAGCTCCACCATGTACACAACcgagaagccctgggttcaagggTCATAGCTAGTTGGCTAGTGGCCAGTTGTCTGAGATACAGGGGTTAGGAGGAGAGAAAATGCAGAATCCTTCTTCCCTAACCTGTCAGGTATAATGTTAACTTGGCcctgtgcagaaggcacaagagctACTGTCTTcagaaatgtaaaacataaaacttCTACTCAATATCACTTTAACCTTGCCCTGACTGTCAATATATACCAACTTTCCAGAGACTAATTAGAAGACAGATATATGACAACTAATGAAATATAATGTAGTATTTTAGGGCTCCAAGAAAATCTAATTTAGAGTGGTCAGTTGCCtttcctggctagttttatgtcacttTGACAAAGTTTACGTCATCTGAGAGGGAACTTCAATGGAGAAAATGTCTACATAAGATCAGACTATAttcaagtctgtagggcatttacTAATTTTAATCAGTAGTTGATGTGGGCACGCCCAGTCCATTGTAGGTGGTGtcacctctgggctggtggtcctgggttctataagaaagcagaatgagcaagccatgaggagcaagacagtaagcagcaccctctatggcctctgtcacaggttcctgccctgcttcagttcctgtcctgacttccttcagggataaacagtgatgtggaagtgtaaggcaaataaacccttccctcctcaaTTAGCTTTGGTCATGGCGGTTCATCAGAGGAATAACAAGCACTAATAAGATACTGCCTAAACACTAACTGTTCCCACCACAAGATACTCTGCATGCTTCCGGTAGGTGACACTAGAGAAACCTCACGTGGCCAAGCTATAAAGTCCAGGGTGCGTCCATGTTATGTGTACACTAAAAAGTCACCAGAGCACCCGCTCTCAGGTGTCATGCAAGACGTGTACTGCAGACAACTACAGTCTCAAGGGGTTTGTTTAGATTtctgcttctgagaggttctccTCAGGTTTGCCAGTCTGCCAGCTTTTCCTAGTAGTAACCAGCTTTGAACATTCCTATTTCTGTGGCAGAAAAGCTCATCCTATAAGCCGTATTTCCCTCATGGTTAGTGAATGGTTCTTGGTTCCTCTTGGCTGCCTGCTCCTCTCAATTGTCTGTTCTCTTCAACAGCACACAGATGGGGCAGACTGCACCACTGTACCACACCGAGGGAGAGGGATACTAA
This is a stretch of genomic DNA from Rattus norvegicus strain BN/NHsdMcwi chromosome 14, GRCr8, whole genome shotgun sequence. It encodes these proteins:
- the Stim2 gene encoding stromal interaction molecule 2 isoform X5, which produces MISQLKISDRSHRQKLQLKALDVVLFGPLTRPPHNWMKDFILTISIVIGVGGCWFAYTQNKTSKEHVAKMMKDLESLQTAEQSLMDLQERLEKAQEENRTVAVEKQNLERKMMDEINYAKEEACRLRELREGAECELSRRQYAEQELEQVRMALKKAEKEFELRSSWSVPDALQKWLQLTHEVEVQYYNIKRQNAEMQLAIAKDEVAASYLMQAEKIKKKRSTVFGTLHVAHSSSLDEVDHKILEAKKALSELTTCLRERLFRWQQIEKICGFQIAHNSGLPSLTSSLYSDHSWVVMPRVSIPPYPIAGGVDDLDEDTPPIVSQFPGTVAKPAGSLARSSSLCRSRRSIVPSSPQSQRAQLPAHAPLAAHPRHPHHPQHSLPSPDPDILSVSSCPALYRNEEEEEAIYFTAEKQWEVPDTASECDSLNSSIGRKQSPPSSLEIYQTLSSRKISRDELSLEDSSRGDSPVTADVSRGSPECVGLTETKSMIFSPASRVYNGILEKSCSMHQLSSGIPVPNPRHTSCSLAGSDSKPVQEASSVSRVGSIPHDLCHNGEKSKKPSKIKSLFKKKSK